Genomic DNA from Nonomuraea rubra:
GCCATCTCGCCGAACGTGTCGCCCCTCCTCAGCATGTTCAGCACGATCTCGTCGCCGTGCTCGGTGGTGAAGACCACCTTCACCAGCCCGTCGAGCAGCACGTACAGCGACTCTCCCGGGTCCCCCTGATGGAAGATGATCTGCCCCGACCGGTAGCGGCGCGCCACCCCCGCGCGCGCCGTGCTCCTGATGCCGCTCTCCCCGAGCACCTGGAACAACGGGATCTCCGCCAGCACGGCTGCGACCGGCTCGACCTCGTACGGGAGCCCGCTGCGCGCGTTCATGCAAGAACTCTAGGCCGACTTCCGCGAGCGGACAGCAGGCGGCGGGCGATCTCCCGAATGTGACGAGGGCCACACCCGGACTGTTCCCTTCGGAACAGTCATTTCGGATCATCCGTCGCACGGTGAGGTAGCCGGCCGGAATTGGCCCCCCGAGAAACCGGACCGGCGGGGAGAACGACATGCAAGCGCAGACCATGGAACGGCTCGGCACCCGCCCCGACACCCGTCCCGACACCGCCGAGCTGGTGTCCGCCGCCCGCGAGGGCGACGCCTGGGCGTGGGAGCAGCTCGTCGAGGAGTTCAGCCCGATGCTGAAGGCCCGCATCCGCCGCTTCAGGCTCAGCCACGAGGACGCCCAGGACGTGCTCCAGACGACCTGGATGCTCGCCTGGCAGAACCTGGGCAGCGTCGAGGACGGCCACCGCATGCCGGGCTGGCTGGCCACGATCGCCTTCCGCGAGTGCCTCAAGCTCACCAAGCGCACGAAGGAGATCTGCACGCCCGACCTCGACTCGCTGGGCAGCACGGACGACGTGGACAGGGAACTGGCCAGGATCTGGCTGGCCGGCACGCTCGAAGAGCTGGTCGAGGAGCTGCCGGCAGCGCAG
This window encodes:
- a CDS encoding RNA polymerase sigma factor, translating into MQAQTMERLGTRPDTRPDTAELVSAAREGDAWAWEQLVEEFSPMLKARIRRFRLSHEDAQDVLQTTWMLAWQNLGSVEDGHRMPGWLATIAFRECLKLTKRTKEICTPDLDSLGSTDDVDRELARIWLAGTLEELVEELPAAQRVLFRALTETSEPHYVDVARRLGRPVGSIGPTRARTFARLRGLLQAREITRDFLD